The Thaumasiovibrio subtropicus genome window below encodes:
- a CDS encoding HAD family hydrolase: MKKPLYVFDMDETLVNLDCAKEWNCFLVDKGVVTTPGFLETDQAMMAQYARGEMSMTAYLEFAIPPLMHLSKAAITALVDECVETRIIPAVFPQALTLIAQLKADRLPMIIISATVTFIVERVAKRLGIEHAIGVELVEKAECYQPIIEGIASYREGKVTRLEAWRSAQSDDYEEVHFYTDSINDLPLCLHADVVRLINPCPRLIAYRDQQDRHDWQVLKWG; this comes from the coding sequence ATGAAGAAACCTTTGTATGTATTTGATATGGACGAAACGCTCGTTAATCTCGATTGTGCCAAAGAGTGGAATTGTTTCCTTGTCGACAAAGGTGTCGTAACGACACCCGGCTTCTTAGAGACCGATCAAGCAATGATGGCGCAGTATGCGCGCGGTGAGATGTCGATGACGGCCTACCTCGAGTTCGCTATTCCCCCCTTAATGCATCTCTCGAAAGCGGCGATAACTGCACTTGTGGATGAGTGTGTGGAAACGCGGATCATACCTGCCGTTTTTCCGCAGGCGTTAACTTTGATTGCCCAGTTAAAGGCAGATCGCCTGCCCATGATCATTATCTCTGCCACTGTCACATTTATTGTGGAACGCGTCGCTAAACGTCTCGGTATTGAGCATGCCATTGGTGTTGAACTGGTCGAAAAGGCGGAATGTTATCAACCCATCATTGAGGGTATTGCCAGTTATCGAGAGGGGAAAGTCACGCGGCTTGAAGCGTGGCGAAGTGCTCAGTCAGACGACTATGAAGAGGTGCATTTCTATACGGATTCGATTAATGATTTACCTCTTTGCTTACATGCCGATGTCGTACGCCTCATTAACCCTTGTCCACGTTTAATCGCGTATCGAGATCAGCAGGATCGTCATGATTGGCAAGTACTTAAGTGGGGTTAA
- a CDS encoding ABC transporter permease has protein sequence MAKPNFSQTNTRVHWGHKVVVYGIVTIMLVPIVATLLYSFSSQWGATILPEGFTLKWYANLITDQRFLMAFGRSLLICTMALLLSVVVVLPMIFVVFYYFPKLDKVMNVLILLPFAVPPVVSSVGLLQIYADSVVPLVGTPWILIGTYFTIALPFMYRAIANNFAAIHLRDLMDAAHLLGASTPRAFWLVIVPNLKKGLLASLFLSFSFLLGEFVFANILVGTRFETLQIYLYNMRQVSGHFTSALVMTYFLFVFVMTWLATRLGAKQ, from the coding sequence ATGGCAAAGCCTAATTTTTCACAGACAAACACTCGCGTACATTGGGGACACAAGGTGGTGGTGTATGGCATTGTGACAATCATGCTAGTTCCTATCGTAGCGACGTTGCTCTATTCATTTTCATCGCAGTGGGGCGCAACGATTCTTCCTGAAGGCTTTACGCTGAAGTGGTATGCCAACCTGATAACGGATCAACGCTTCCTCATGGCATTTGGCCGCTCTCTGCTGATCTGTACGATGGCTTTGTTATTGAGTGTGGTGGTGGTATTACCGATGATCTTTGTCGTCTTTTACTATTTCCCCAAGCTCGATAAAGTGATGAATGTTCTCATTCTGTTGCCCTTTGCGGTGCCACCTGTCGTGTCTTCGGTTGGTTTGCTACAAATCTATGCGGATAGCGTAGTGCCTTTGGTCGGCACGCCTTGGATATTGATCGGTACGTATTTCACTATCGCACTGCCGTTTATGTATCGGGCCATTGCGAATAACTTTGCAGCCATTCATTTACGTGATCTGATGGATGCGGCGCATTTATTAGGGGCATCAACACCGCGCGCGTTTTGGTTGGTCATCGTACCAAACTTAAAAAAAGGACTGTTGGCATCTTTGTTCTTGTCTTTCTCATTTCTGCTGGGTGAATTCGTCTTCGCCAACATCTTGGTCGGAACTCGGTTCGAAACCTTGCAGATTTATCTTTACAACATGCGTCAAGTTAGCGGTCACTTTACCTCTGCGTTAGTGATGACTTACTTCTTGTTTGTCTTCGTGATGACTTGGCTGGCAACTCGCTTGGGGGCGAAACAATGA
- a CDS encoding ABC transporter ATP-binding protein — MSYVTVSQLSKSYGSNQVFEDIQFEIEKGEFITLLGPSGCGKSTLLRSLAGLEAVDGGEIYVDGENITTTAPQQRNIGMVFQSYALFPNMTVEDNIAFGLKMQKLPARAIKEAVAEVIDLVALEGKAHQYPSQLSGGQRQRVALARALVVKPRTLLLDEPLSALDAKIRKHLRQQIRDIQKSLNLTTVFVTHDQEEAMMMSDRIFLMNQGEIVQQGSPESIYTQPVNEFVAGFMGHYNLLDADFAQRQFQVQANSKVAIRPESIYVREVGRDYPSHISAPKLATITHSQLLGNVIRYSVELDSVPLTVDLLNRSSERLFEVGSQLELLFNLNEIQPVSA, encoded by the coding sequence ATGAGTTATGTCACTGTCTCTCAACTGTCGAAAAGTTATGGCAGTAATCAAGTTTTTGAAGATATTCAGTTTGAAATTGAAAAAGGTGAGTTCATTACCCTGTTGGGGCCAAGTGGGTGTGGGAAATCGACACTACTGCGAAGCTTAGCGGGATTGGAAGCGGTTGATGGCGGCGAGATTTACGTTGATGGAGAGAACATCACGACGACGGCACCACAGCAGCGCAATATTGGGATGGTTTTTCAGTCTTATGCGCTATTTCCTAATATGACCGTCGAAGACAACATTGCGTTTGGTTTAAAAATGCAGAAGCTACCTGCTCGAGCGATAAAAGAAGCGGTGGCTGAAGTGATTGACTTGGTTGCCCTTGAAGGCAAAGCGCATCAATACCCTAGCCAGCTTTCCGGTGGTCAACGGCAACGTGTCGCGCTGGCAAGAGCCTTGGTCGTGAAACCACGTACTTTGCTCCTCGACGAACCGCTCTCTGCCCTCGATGCAAAAATTCGTAAACACCTTCGCCAACAGATTCGAGACATTCAAAAATCCTTGAACCTGACGACGGTTTTTGTCACGCATGATCAAGAAGAAGCGATGATGATGTCCGACCGGATATTTTTGATGAATCAAGGTGAAATCGTGCAACAAGGTAGCCCTGAATCGATTTATACCCAACCCGTGAATGAGTTTGTTGCCGGATTTATGGGGCACTATAACTTACTGGACGCGGACTTTGCGCAGCGTCAGTTTCAGGTTCAAGCGAATAGCAAAGTGGCGATACGCCCGGAATCTATTTATGTCAGAGAGGTAGGGCGAGATTATCCCAGTCATATTTCAGCGCCTAAGCTCGCGACGATTACGCACTCACAACTGCTCGGTAATGTGATTCGTTATAGTGTGGAGTTGGACAGTGTGCCGCTGACGGTTGATCTGCTTAATCGCTCTTCGGAGCGCCTTTTTGAAGTGGGTAGTCAACTTGAACTGCTCTTTAACCTAAATGAAATTCAACCGGTAAGTGCCTAG